In the genome of Cryptomeria japonica chromosome 8, Sugi_1.0, whole genome shotgun sequence, one region contains:
- the LOC131054630 gene encoding BAHD acyltransferase DCR-like, whose translation MVRINRKRCVFPSTPSVAQQIKLSCLDLQMLFISYNQKGLFYQIHADEYSSYLDRLAETLSEVLVKFHPLAGRLTTSPLDGGIYILCNDSGVDFIEATAEDLSIEDLTTAEVPPAVEELFALNGAVNFEGHRLPLLAIQVTQLKDGVAVCCTLNHAIADGASLWDFFNFWSRLCKTNRNKIPDSPIYDRSLLEPPGSAVRLGLDPDGHVPQICPPPLPVKIFHFSAHTISRLKEQANQDSSFTISSFQAFCGHVWRAVTRARRLCPDETTTFCLAANCRSRLLPPLPSSYFGNGIQTIRVTATCGELNNLPLSFPAGLLNGIIAGHMDGVIREKIDKWRKEPAVVRRAEFEKNCLLMGSSPRFEMYENDFGWGRPVAVRSGTANRLDGKMYANPGREGGGSIELEICLPPAVMSALESDADFVCPSSLI comes from the exons ATGGTTCGTATTAACAGAAAGCGCTGTGTATTTCCATCCACTCCATCCGTTGCTCAGCAGATCAAACTTTCGTGCTTAGATTTACAAATGCTGTTCATCAGCTACAATCAAAAAGGCCTCTTCTATCAAATCCATGCAGACGAATACTCTTCTTACTTAGATCGTCTTGCTGAAACGCTGTCTGAGGTTTTGGTAAAATTTCATCCTTTGGCCGGCCGGTTAACAACTAGTCCTCTGGATGGCGGTATTTACATCCTCTGCAACGACTCGGGCGTAGATTTCATCGAAGCCACGGCAGAAGACCTAAGTATTGAGGATCTGACCACAGCAGAAGTTCCACCAGCTGTCGAAGAACTATTTGCCCTCAACGGGGCCGTCAACTTTGAAGGCCATCGCCTTCCGTTGCTTGCAATCCAG GTAACTCAGCTGAAAGACGGGGTTGCCGTGTGTTGCACGCTCAACCACGCCATAGCCGACGGCGCTTCGCTCTGGGATTTCTTTAATTTCTGGTCACGTCTGTGCAAAACGAATAGGAACAAAATTCCCGATAGCCCTATCTACGACAGGTCTCTGCTAGAGCCTCCCGGATCTGCAGTTAGACTTGGCCTTGATCCAGACGGCCACGTCCCACAGATTTGCCCGCCTCCATTGCCAGTAAAAATTTTCCATTTCAGCGCCCACACGATCAGCCGCTTAAAGGAGCAGGCCAACCAGGATTCGTCCTTTACGATCTCTTCCTTCCAGGCGTTTTGCGGACACGTGTGGCGGGCAGTCACGCGTGCCCGGAGGCTCTGCCCGGACGAGACCACGACATTTTGTTTGGCTGCCAACTGTCGTTCTCGGCTACTTCCTCCGCTGCCCAGCTCTTACTTCGGCAACGGTATTCAGACAATACGTGTAACCGCCACCTGTGGGGAGCTTAACAATTTGCCTCTTTCCTTTCCGGCGGGTTTGTTGAACGGTATTATTGCAGGTCATATGGACGGGGTTATTAGGGAAAAAATTGATAAGTGGCGGAAGGAGCCGGCGGTAGTTAGGCGGGCTGAGTTTGAAAAGAACTGTTTGTTGATGGGGAGCTCTCCGCGGTTTGAGATGTATGAGAATGATTTTGGGTGGGGACGACCCGTGGCGGTTAGGAGTGGAACGGCTAACCGTTTAGACGGGAAGATGTATGCAAACCCTGGTAGAGAAGGCGGAGGAAGTATTGAATTAGAGATTTGCCTTCCTCCGGCTGTCATGAGTGCTTTGGAAAGTGACGCGGATTTTGTTTGTCCCTCATCCTTAATTTAA